A region of Gracilinanus agilis isolate LMUSP501 chromosome 3, AgileGrace, whole genome shotgun sequence DNA encodes the following proteins:
- the GPR3 gene encoding G-protein coupled receptor 3, with the protein MQGVGGPLPWLAPGNGSGAESPRDTSPASSLPLPTAWDVVLCISGTLVFCENAVVVAIIVGTPAFRAPMFLLIGSLASADLLAGLGLILHFASRYCIGSSILSLVLVGVLVTAFTASIYSLLAITVDRYLSLYNALTYYSETTVTRTYAMLVLVWGGALGLGLLPVLAWNCLDEPASCGVVSPLTKNHLVVLAVVFFMVFGVMLQLYAQICRIVCRHAQQIALQRHLLPASHYVATRKGIATLAVVLGAFAACWLPFAVYCLLGDSHSPLLYTYLTLLPATSNSLINPVIYAFRNHDIQKVLWAVCCCCSSSKSPFRSRSPSDV; encoded by the coding sequence ATGCAGGGGGTAGGAGGCCCCCTGCCCTGGCTAGCACCAGGGAATGGGAGCGGTGCAGAGTCCCCCCGAGACACCAGCCCGGCCTCCTCACTACCCCTCCCCACTGCTTGGGATGTGGTGCTGTGCATCTCTGGGACCCTGGTGTTCTGTGAGAATGCGGTGGTCGTGGCCATAATCGTGGGGACACCGGCCTTCCGGGCCCCCATGTTCCTGCTTATTGGTAGCCTGGCCTCTGCAGACCTGCTAGCTGGCCTGGGCCTCATTCTGCACTTTGCCTCCAGATATTGCATTGGTTCCTCCATCCTGAGCCTGGTCCTGGTGGGAGTCCTGGTCACCGCCTTCACTGCCAGCATCTACAGCCTGTTGGCCATCACCGTGGATCGCTACCTGTCCCTCTACAATGCACTCACTTACTACTCTGAGACCACGGTGACGAGGACATATGCCATGCTGGTGCTGGTGTGGGGGGGCGCCCTGGGACTGGGCCTCCTTCCTGTACTGGCCTGGAACTGTTTGGACGAGCCAGCCTCCTGTGGGGTCGTGAGTCCGCTGACTAAGAACCACCTTGTGGTCCTGGCCGTGGTCTTCTTCATGGTGTTTGGTGTGATGTTACAGCTGTATGCCCAGATCTGCCGGATCGTCTGCCGCCATGCCCAGCAGATTGCTCTCCAGCGGCACCTGCTGCCCGCCTCCCACTACGTGGCTACCCGCAAAGGCATTGCCACCCTGGCTGTGGTCCTGGGGGCCTTTGCTGCCTGCTGGCTTCCATTTGCTGTCTACTGCCTGTTGGGTGACTCCCACTCACCCCTGCTCTACACCTATCTCACCTTGCTCCCAGCCACCTCCAACTCCCTCATCAACCCTGTCATCTATGCCTTCCGAAATCACGACATCCAGAAAGTCTTGTGGGCtgtctgctgctgctgctcctcctccAAGTCCCCCTTCCGCTCCCGCTCCCCTAGTGACGTCTAG